A window of the Triplophysa rosa linkage group LG23, Trosa_1v2, whole genome shotgun sequence genome harbors these coding sequences:
- the zgc:112408 gene encoding band 7 protein AGAP004871, translating into MMSSQTEIFSNKIDPVANEESDMNDVLNSDSDRSGSSGICGHLLTFFSFLLILLTFPVSVWSCMKIVQEYERAVIFRLGRLIGGAKGPGLFWIIPCVDTFRKVDLRTVSFDIPAQEVLTKDSVTIMVDAVIYYRVFNPTVSITKVENATHATQMLAQTTLRNMLGTKSLADILKDREEMSDQMEAVLYAASKNWGIKVERVDLKDVKLPTTLQRAMAAEAEAARDARAKVIAAEGEMKASHALKEAANVMSESPSALQLRYMQTLTEIASERNSTVIFPLPMDLICHFMKR; encoded by the exons ATGATGTCTTCTCAGACAGAGATTTTCAGCAATAAAATTGATCCTGTAGCAAACGAAGAGAGTGATATGAATGACGTACTCAATTCAG ATTCAGATCGTTCTGGCAGCTCTGGGATTTGTGGACACCTTCTTACTTTCTTTTCATTCCTTCTTATCCTACTTACATTTCCAGTCTCGGTGTGGAGTTGCATGAAG ATTGTCCAGGAATATGAGAGAGCAGTTATTTTCCGGTTGGGAAGGCTCATTGGTGGTGCGAAAGGACCTG gTTTGTTCTGGATTATTCCATGTGTGGACACATTTCGTAAGGTTGATTTGAGGACAGTGTCTTTTGACATTCCTGCTCAAGAA GTGCTGACCAAAGACTCTGTGACTATTATGGTGGATGCTGTGATCTACTACCGAGTCTTTAACCCCACTGTTTCAATAACCAAAGTAGAGAATGCGACTCACGCCACACAGATGCTGGCACAGACCACTTTAAGAAACATGCTGGGTACCAAAAGCCTAGCAGACATCTTAAAAGACCGTGAGGAGATGTCAGATCAGATGGAG GCTGTCCTGTATGCTGCATCCAAGAATTGGGGAATCAAAGTGGAAAGGGTAGATCTTAAGGATGTCAAACTGCCCACAACCCTGCAGAGAGCTATGGCAGCTGAAGCTGAGGCTGCCAGAGACGCACGGGCTAAG GTGATAGCAGCAGAGGGAGAAATGAAAGCCTCTCATGCTCTGAAGGAGGCAGCGAATGTGATGTCAGAGTCTCCATCAGCTCTCCAGCTCCGCTATATGCAGACGCTGACGGAGATCGCCTCAGAAAGGAACTCCACCGTAATCTTTCCTCTTCCTATGGACCTTATCTGTCATTTCATGAAGAGGTGA
- the abcc13 gene encoding multidrug resistance-associated protein 1, producing the protein MTPYAECHETQTESCMVSLAASLTELSLNENGLHSVPGGSCLFSRINCWDIKRVPVMGHKGDLCKLYNEDSLQTLCSVFEHQFNKQHKYREGSDLEDSGREALLVSSKTTSGYSLLYAIWKTFRPAFVKVVLLRLTTDILSILGPLTLRWIVLFCESQPVFDWAGYMYSLVVLGAICCCAVSRQQFERHGGVTTANIQTVMAGVLYRKTLSLSHSSQRQPKLPDTVPLPSREAECVGGLVVSLACFWSSPLRVALYLGLLWRELGPGALVGVVVMLILIPVNSAVQRKVKLLQTTQQVIRENTEELVKEMLHKFQALKLLAWEPWFHQRVTKSRARELEMLRVLGYPTAFSMLDSICMPFLVLFFSLGVFVLGDDGNVLTASQILTSLIVFSLLRPAVMDLCWLFSGLEQAYQSLCHLEKLFLTKDPGSVEKLLPDSFQKYDRCVDDKHCDFNDGKDHGLFQKSNGEAHRLYLEAFGWHWAAESTLIYLSVCAVCLAQYVVLSVWTREAKEVQGLEEWRELRDSRLAAYALLGLVQVLLVCCAAYCQSCGSLRASDALHSELLSDVLHLPVRVDQTIDLKKLLQTFTRDMQVIDEELPKHLHGWLKSLLEILSAVAVIAFIMPVFSLAVCPLVMLFLGVQCQFSAHMKTRRMESNPVVSVSSQECVEDPLSGPKEVCVKHHLQALNQNLLVKYNRIITESWFALRLDAIAGILLFLVSLILLETQLDSGIVALALICAQNILLQITAPLHRYTQAFSDVNTGMLSMQRLCEIARIEKEAAWIVSHRPPFDWPQRGEVVFRNYDCDALYNLSPALRGLNLTILKGERIGVMSRQKADTEGFLNCLYRVAEASNGAVLIDSVNIARVGLHNLRSHLQIISQVPVLFSGPLRANLDPFARHTDTQVWLALELCHLKEQVRQLPAQLLHPVQRTSIALSLGQRRLLCLARARLARVKILLVEEALPSVDLETEQLVQRLVHTGFKDCTVLWLSQNPATVMHTDKVLVLNKGQAVTFDATSTVLEQGSLFSQ; encoded by the exons ATGACG CCGTATGCGGAGTGCCACGAGACGCAAACTGAGTCGTGCATGGTTTCACTGGCAGCAAGTCTTACTGAACTGAG CTTAAATGAAAATGGTTTGCATTCAGTGCCAGGAGGATCTTGCCTTTTTAGCCGAATAAACTGCTGGGATATTAAAAG GGTGCCAGTCATGGGCCACAAGGGTGATCTCTGTAAACTGTATAACGAGGACTCACTCCAGACCCTGTGTTCAGTGTTTGAGCACCAGTtcaacaaacaacacaaatacCGTGAG GGATCAGACCTGGAGGATTCTGGAAGAGAGGCACTGCTGGTCTCCAGTAAAACTACTTCTGGTTACAGTCTTCTCTATGCAATATGGAAGACCTTTCGTCCAGCCTTTGTCAAAGTTGTGCTTCTGAGATTGACAACTGATATTCTAAGCATTCTCGGTCCTTTGACCCTCAG GTGGATCGTCCTGTTCTGTGAGAGTCAGCCTGTGTTTGACTGGGCAGGATACATGTATTCCCTGGTGGTGTTGGGTGCAATTTGCTGCTGTGCTGTTTCTCGGCAGCAGTTTGAGAGACATGGTGGGGTAACAACAGCCAATATCCAGACAGTCATGGCTGGTGTCCTCTACAGAAAG acattgTCTCTTTCCCATAGTTCTCAGCGGCAGCCCAAGCTCCCAGATACAGTCCCTCTACCGTCACGGGAGGCTGAGTGTGTTGGGGGGCTGGTGGTCTCACTGGCCTGTTTCTGGTCTTCCCCCCTGAGAGTTGCTCTATATCTGGGTTTACTATGGAGAGAACTGGGCCCTGGTGCGCTGGTGGGGGTGGTCGTGATGTTGATTCTAATTCCTGTCAACTCAGCAGTGCAGCGCAAAGTCAAACTGCTTCAG ACAACTCAACAGGTCATCAGGGAAAATACTGAAGAGCTAGTCAAAGAAATGCTGCATAAATTTCAG GCGCTAAAGCTTCTTGCGTGGGAGCCGTGGTTCCATCAAAGAGTTACCAAGTCACGGGCCAGGGAGCTTGAGATGCTAAGGGTTCTGGGATATCCGACAGCGTTTTCAATGCTTGACTCCATCTGTATGCCTTTCCTG GTTTTGTTCTTTAGCCTCGGCGTGTTTGTCCTGGGAGATGACGGAAACGTCCTCACAGCCTCTCAGATTTTGACCTCACTCATTGTCTTCAGTTTGCTTCGTCCCGCTGTGATGGATCTCTGTTGGCTATTTTCAGGCCTGGAACAG GCATATCAGTCTCTATGCCATCTGGAGAAGTTGTTTCTTACAAAGGATCCAG GATCTGTGGAAAAGCTTTTACCTGACAGTTTTCAGAAGTATGACAG GTGTGTAGATGACAAGCACTGTGATTTTAATGATGGAAAGGATCACGGTCTATTCCAAAAG AGCAATGGAGAGGCCCACAGGCTATATCTCGAGGCTTTTGGCTGGCACTGGGCAGCAGAGTCCACGCTGATCTACCtgagtgtgtgtgcggtgtGTTTGGCTCAGTATGTGGTTCTGAGCGTCTGGACGAGGGAAGCCAAAGAAGTTCAGGGTCTGGAGGAGTGGAGAGAACTTCGGGACTCACGACTCGCTGCGTACGCCCTGCTAGGACTCGTGCAAG TCTTGCTTGTGTGCTGCGCTGCTTACTGTCAGTCATGCGGCTCTCTCAGGGCTTCTGATGCTCTACACTCAGAGCTGCTGTCAGATGTACTTCACCTGCCTGTGCGCGTAGACCAGACGATAGATCTCAAAAAGCTACTGCAGACCTTTACTAGG GATATGCAGGTGATTGACGAAGAACTACCTAAACATCTGCATGGCTGGCTTAAGAGTCTTTTGGAAATACTGAGCGCCGTAGCTGTGATCGCTTTCATTATGCCGGTTTTCAGCCTGGCAGTGTGTCCTCTCGTAATGCTATTCCTCGGTGTTCAG TGTCAGTTTTCGGCCCACATGAAAACGAGACGCATGGAGTCAAACCCTGTTGTTTCAGTTTCTTCTCAGGAGTGTGTTGAAGATCCACTTTCTGGGCCAAAGGAGGTGTGTGTGAAGCACCACCTCCAAGCCTTGAATCAAAACCTGCTGGTCAAGTACAACAGAATCATCACTGAAAG TTGGTTTGCACTGCGGTTAGATGCTATTGCTGGGATTCTGCTCTTCCTGGTTAGTTTGATCCTGCTTGAGACCCAGCTGGACTCGGGTATTGTGGCTCTGGCTTTGATATGTGCTCAAAAT ATTTTGTTACAGATCACAGCACCTCTTCACCGGTACACCCAGGCTTTCTCAGATGTCAACACTGGCATGTTGAGCATGCAAAGACTTTGTGAAATTGCCAGAATTGAGAAGGAG GCCGCGTGGATAGTTAGCCACAGACCTCCATTTGACTGGCCCCAGCGAGGGGAAGTGGTGTTTAGAAATTATGATTGCGATGCCTTGTACAACCTCTCACCAGCTCTCAGGGGTCTTAATCTTACCATTTTAAAAGGAGAAAGG ATTGGGGTTATGAGCAGACAGAAGGCAGACACTGAAGGCTTTCTGAACTGTCTGTACCGGGTGGCGGAGGCCAGCAATGGTGCCGTGCTGATCGACAGCGTAAACATCGCCCGCGTCGGTCTGCACAACCTCAGGAGCCATCTGCAAATCATTTCTCAG GTCCCCGTGCTGTTCTCGGGTCCCCTGAGGGCCAACCTGGACCCGTTTGCTCGGCATACTGACACGCAGGTGTGGCTGGCTCTGGAACTCTGCCATTTGAAGGAGCAGGTTCGACAATTGCCTGCTCAGCTGCTGCACCCTGTTCAAAGGACGTCCATCGCTCTGAG cCTTGGGCAGAGGAGGCTACTATGTTTGGCTAGAGCACGGCTTGCAAGGGTCAAAATCCTCCTTGTTGAAGAGGCACTTCCTTCTGTGGACCTGGAAACTGAGCAGCTGGTCCAGCGGTTGGTCCACACAGGATTTAAAGACTGCACTGTGCTGTGGCTCAGTCAGAACCCAGCCACTGTCATGCACACAGACAA GGTGCTGGTGTTGAACAAGGGCCAAGCTGTGACGTTTGACGCCACTTCTACTGTCCTCGAGCAGGGGTCGCTGTTCAGTCAATAG
- the lyz gene encoding lysozyme C produces the protein MRVALVVLCVMWLSSCESRTLDRCSVARIFKEQGLDGYEGFSLGNYVCMSYWESRFKTHRVRTADTGKDYGIFQINSFKWCDDGTPGGKNLCKVSCADLLNDDLKASIDCAKMIVKGEGLKSWDTWESYCNGRKMTRWVKGCGVH, from the exons ATGAGGGTGGCTCTTGTTGTCTTGTGTGTGATGTGGCTGTCATCATGTGAAAGCCGCACACTGGATCGATGTTCTGTTGCCCGGATCTTCAAGGAACAGGGACTGGATGGCTACGAGGGATTCTCGCTTGGCAACT ATGTTTGCATGTCCTACTGGGAAAGCAGGTTTAAGACCCACAGAGTGAGGACGGCTGATACTGGGAAAGACTATGGAATCTTTCAGATAAACAGTTTCAAATGGTGTGATGATGGAACTCCAGGCGGAAAGAACCTGTGTAAAGTGTCCTGCGCAG ACTTGCTCAATGATGACCTGAAGGCTTCGATCGACTGTGCAAAGATGATTGTGAAGGGGGAAGGACTGAAATCATG GGACACCTGGGAAAGTTACTGTAATGGCCGTAAGATGACACGCTGGGTGAAAGGTTGTGGTGTGCACTAA
- the chodl gene encoding chondrolectin → MKQARMRVVLRILCALTFLVSCAWGARVVSGQTVCQGSPEHPCYKIAYFRDVSSRVAFWEALEACKMDGGSLLSIENSAEQKHIEHLLKELSVSSSSGAVSGSGITDGDFWIGLTRVENESAQEPGSFASCPNLYRWTDGCVSQFRNWYADEPSCGGEACVVMYHQPTALAGPGGPYLYQWNDDRCNMKHNFICKYEPKSYLVKEQGDRPAGRDSDLSTEDQEERRTPPANHDDENPQFITPGPSSMLLIYVIIPTIPLLLLILVASGTCCFQMLSKSTPRTKTSIDQSTLWISKTPKADSGMEV, encoded by the exons ATGAAGCAAGCGAGAATGCGCGTGGTACTCCGGATCCTTTGTGCTTTGACGTTCCTCGTCTCGTGCGCCTGGGGCGCGAGAGTTGTGAGTG GTCAGACCGTGTGTCAGGGCAGTCCTGAGCACCCATGCTATAAGATTGCTTACTTCAGAGACGTGTCGAGCCGTGTGGCGTTCTGGGAGGCTCTGGAGGCGTGCAAGATGGACGGCGGTTCGTTGCTGAGCATCGAGAATTCAGCAGAGCAGAAGCACATCGAACATCTCCTGAAAGAACTGAGCGTTTCATCCTCCAGCGGTGCTGTCAGTGGATCTGGCATCACAGACGGAGACTTCTGGATCGGCTTGACACGTGTGGAGAACGAGAGCGCGCAGGAGCCCGGCAGTTTCGCTTCGTGTCCTAACCTGTACAGGTGGACAGATGGATGTGTCTCACAGTTTAG AAATTGGTACGCTGATGAACCATCCTGTGGAGGAGAAGCTTGCGTGGTGATGTATCATCAGCCCACAGCTCTGGCCGGGCCTGGTGGGCCATACCTTTACCAGTGGAATGATGACCGGTGCAATATGAAGCATAATTTCATCTGCAAATATGAACCAA AGAGCTATCTGGTTAAAGAGCAGGGAGACAGACCTGCAGGACGTGATTCTG ATCTTTCCACTGAAGACCAGGAGGAGAGAAGAACGCCTCCCGCCAATCACGACGACGAAAACCCCCAATTTATAACGCCGGGACCCTCAA GTATGCTGCTAATCTATGTGATCATTCCCACCATTCCTCTTCTGTTGCTGATCCTGGTGGCTTCAGGCACTTGCTGTTTTCAGATGTTGAGCAAGAG CACACCACGGACCAAAACAAGCATCGACCAATCAACTCTCTGGATCTCCAAGACGCCAAAGGCAGATAGCGGCATGGAGGTTTAA